The Lycium barbarum isolate Lr01 chromosome 9, ASM1917538v2, whole genome shotgun sequence genome has a segment encoding these proteins:
- the LOC132611767 gene encoding uncharacterized protein LOC132611767, translated as MEDIFNIKQRRDETLRKFVHHFQKHRNTLPQIEDKWAGIAFRHALHLDGKPVIKDLAKHLVEYPAKIWDDIYYQYCSKIRIEQDIISPIMRKSLSTTKDTSNGSYSRKSDGGQMYRSECYDPYYSRGTHEGTRRNNQYWCKSSPAAGTCRRYYNTGAPKLTDHNFCVSTSEVVAALDKLGNRVKWPGKMKSDPSKRNPEHFCEFHKGHGHKIEDCHALRLAVAELLEQRHLTKLLSEKVKQAYYQNRDQEAPPQLPEPKRVVNFITGGIDVNITGGLDVNKVTYTSGVKFKRVTTRSEKRDRLTLVEDCITFDEADVDNMQFPHNDGLVITLRILDTNIKRFFVDQGSTANIINIRVIEEMKLTSKIIHKSIMLTGFNNSIETTPGEVILPVVAGGIELQTIFSIMSSAMAYNMIVGRPWIHAMKAVPSTYH; from the coding sequence ATGGAGGATATATTCAACATCAAACAAAGGAGGGATGAAACTCTACGAAAATTTGTTCATCACTTCCAAAAACACCGCAACACCTTGCCGCAAATTGAAGACAAATGGGCTGGGATTGCATTCCGACATGCATTACATCTCGATGGAAAACCGGTAATAAAGGATCTCGCCAAACACTTAGTTGAATATCCGGCGAAAATATGGGATGATATATATTATCAATACTGTTCAAAAATTCGGATAGAACAGGATATCATCAGTCCGATCATGAGGAAATCATTATCAACAACTAAGGATACATCAAATGGAAGCTATTCCAGAAAAAGCGACGGAGGTCAAATGTATAGAAGCGAATGTTATGATCCATATTATTCACGAGGAACTCATGAAGGTACACGAAGAAATAATCAATATTGGTGCAAATCATCACCAGCAGCAGGGACTTGCCGAAGATATTACAACACCGGAGCTCCAAAACTCACAGATCATAATTTTTGTGTTTCGACATCAGAGGTAGTTGCAGCGTTGGACAAATTGGGTAATAGGGTCAAATGGCCTGGAAAAATGAAATCAGATCCAAGTAAAAGAAATCCAGAACATTTCTGTGAATTTCACAAAGGACATGGTCACAAAATCGAGGATTGTCATGCATTGCGATTGGCAGTCGCCGAACTCTTAGAACAAAGGCATTTGACGAAGTTGCTTTCGGAGAAAGTTAAACAAGCATATTATCAGAACAGGGATCAAGAAGCACCGCCACAACTTCCCGAGCCAAAGCGAGTAGTTAATTTTATTACAGgtggtatagatgtcaacatcaCAGGAGGGTTGGACGTCAACAAAGTCACTTACACTTCAGGCGTGAAGTTCAAAAGAGTAACAACCAGAAGTGAAAAAAGGGATAGGCTGACTCTCGTCGAGGATTGTATCACCTTCGATGAAGCCGACGTCGATAATATGCAATTTCCACATAATGATGGGTTAGTAATTACTTTGCGCATCTTAGATACTAATATTAAGCGTTTTTTTGTTGATCAGGGAAGTACTGCCAACATCATAAACATCAGGGTCATAGAGGAGATGAAATTGACGAGCAAAATAATCCATAAATCCATCATGCTTACTGGGTTCAATAATTCAATAGAAACAACTCCGGGTGAAGTCATTTTACCAGTAGTAGCAGGTGGAATAGAGCTACAAACTATTTTTTCAATCATGTCCTCTGCAATGGCTTACAACATGATAGTTGGACGTCCCTGGATTCACGCCATGAAAGCAGTGCCATCAACATATCACTAA